A genome region from Bradyrhizobium sp. WSM1417 includes the following:
- a CDS encoding fatty acid desaturase, with protein sequence MSQGIPEIRASAQLLARYREPDNARGVLELAITAIPFVVIWALIWAALDQGYWFALLLEVPAAGLLVRLFMIQHDCGHGSFFRGRVANDWVGRALGVMTLTPYGYWRRNHAGHHANSGNLDQRGLGDIDTLTTREFLGRSRWRRTLYRLYRHPLVMFGVGPSYLFILKHRLPVGMMRRGWKPWLSTMGTNIALAVLVVTMIQLVGYGPFLLVHLPIIVLAASIGVWLFYVQHQFEHTHWAHDETWNFHDAALHGSSHYQLPAVLRWFTANIGVHHIHHLSSRIPYYRLQDVLRDNPQFAGVGRITLLQSLRTVRLTLWDEERQRLVSFGEAALFGKGAKLV encoded by the coding sequence ATGAGCCAAGGAATACCGGAAATCCGCGCATCGGCGCAGTTGCTCGCCCGCTATCGCGAGCCCGACAATGCGCGGGGTGTCCTCGAACTGGCGATTACGGCGATACCGTTCGTCGTCATCTGGGCTCTGATTTGGGCCGCTCTTGACCAGGGCTATTGGTTTGCCCTCCTGCTGGAGGTGCCCGCCGCGGGTTTGCTGGTCCGCCTCTTCATGATCCAACATGATTGCGGACACGGCTCGTTCTTCCGCGGCCGCGTTGCCAACGATTGGGTCGGCCGTGCCCTCGGCGTGATGACACTCACGCCATACGGCTACTGGCGGCGTAACCATGCAGGCCATCATGCGAACTCCGGCAATCTCGATCAAAGGGGGTTGGGCGACATCGACACGTTGACCACGCGCGAATTTCTCGGGCGGTCGCGATGGCGTCGGACGCTGTATCGCTTGTATCGACATCCCCTGGTGATGTTTGGCGTCGGCCCCTCGTATTTGTTCATCTTGAAGCACCGATTGCCGGTGGGGATGATGCGTCGCGGCTGGAAACCCTGGCTGAGCACGATGGGCACGAACATCGCCCTCGCGGTTCTCGTCGTCACGATGATCCAGCTGGTCGGCTATGGGCCGTTCCTGCTCGTGCATCTGCCGATCATTGTTCTGGCGGCGTCGATCGGTGTCTGGCTGTTCTACGTCCAGCATCAGTTCGAGCACACGCACTGGGCCCACGACGAGACCTGGAATTTTCACGACGCCGCGCTGCACGGCAGCTCTCACTACCAATTGCCGGCTGTCTTGCGATGGTTCACCGCAAATATCGGCGTCCACCACATCCATCATTTGTCCAGTCGAATTCCCTACTATCGCTTGCAGGACGTGTTGCGCGACAATCCGCAGTTCGCTGGTGTCGGGCGGATTACGCTGCTCCAGAGTTTGCGGACCGTGCGGCTGACCTTGTGGGACGAGGAGCGGCAGCGGCTCGTCTCCTTTGGAGAGGCGGCCTTGTTTGGAAAGGGAGCCAAGCTTGTTTGA
- a CDS encoding L,D-transpeptidase has product MRNLMTTAQSTVAMRRWGPPGIVTLAAMLAFAAVAPANAAKQARQPAEAVAPREAGEPIMAIVSIKSQQVTFYDAEGWIFRAPVSTGTTGRETPAGVFAIVEKDKDHHSTMYDDAWMPNMQRITWNGIALHGGPLPGYAASHGCVRMPFGFAEGLFDKTNIGMRVIISPNDAAPIDIVHPALFMPKRDAIAAAPGQIGKLSGEAEEATRAADEAKKAATLAAKEAASLPASLRKLEQQKTRADAELAFADKQLAAAKTDQARAKAEDLKQKAAIRAADAATQLDAAKAAAQPKRDAVAATKEAAKAAAARKADAVKAATDAKLALEPVSVYISRATQKLYVRRNTHKPAPDGGGEVFDTSIEVPVTIRNPDQPLGTHIFTAMAKNDMGLRWSVVTIEDSDSARSALDRITIPQEVLDRIAPTALPRSSIIISDEPLSSETNYRTEFVAVLSNQPQGGFITRKPTAPPMAMASDDGWDNGGNGFGFFFQRDPNPQPVNPRRRGQYQYYQPAQPMQRGFW; this is encoded by the coding sequence ATGAGAAACCTGATGACAACGGCGCAATCCACCGTGGCGATGCGGCGTTGGGGGCCTCCCGGAATTGTGACCTTGGCGGCGATGCTCGCCTTTGCGGCCGTGGCCCCGGCCAATGCGGCCAAGCAGGCGCGTCAGCCGGCCGAGGCGGTGGCGCCGCGCGAGGCCGGCGAACCGATCATGGCGATCGTGTCGATCAAAAGCCAGCAGGTCACCTTCTACGACGCCGAGGGTTGGATTTTTCGCGCGCCGGTGTCCACCGGCACGACGGGACGCGAGACGCCGGCCGGCGTTTTCGCCATCGTCGAGAAGGACAAGGACCACCACTCGACCATGTATGACGATGCCTGGATGCCGAACATGCAGCGCATCACCTGGAACGGCATCGCGCTCCATGGCGGGCCGCTGCCCGGCTACGCCGCTTCGCATGGTTGCGTGCGGATGCCGTTCGGTTTCGCGGAGGGCCTGTTCGACAAGACCAACATCGGGATGCGCGTGATCATCTCGCCGAACGACGCGGCTCCGATCGACATCGTTCATCCCGCACTGTTCATGCCGAAGCGGGACGCCATTGCCGCGGCGCCGGGCCAGATCGGCAAGCTCTCCGGCGAGGCCGAGGAGGCCACAAGGGCGGCCGACGAGGCCAAGAAGGCCGCGACTTTGGCCGCGAAAGAGGCGGCATCGCTGCCGGCCTCGCTGCGCAAGCTGGAACAGCAGAAGACCCGCGCTGACGCCGAGCTCGCCTTCGCCGACAAGCAGCTCGCGGCCGCGAAGACCGATCAGGCCCGCGCCAAGGCCGAGGATCTGAAGCAGAAGGCCGCCATCAGGGCCGCCGACGCGGCGACGCAGCTCGATGCCGCCAAGGCCGCCGCACAGCCGAAGCGCGATGCGGTCGCGGCCACGAAAGAGGCCGCCAAGGCGGCAGCGGCCAGGAAGGCCGACGCCGTGAAGGCTGCGACCGACGCAAAGCTCGCGCTCGAACCGGTCTCGGTCTACATCAGCCGCGCGACGCAGAAGCTCTATGTGCGGCGGAATACGCACAAGCCGGCACCGGACGGGGGCGGCGAGGTGTTCGACACCAGCATCGAGGTTCCCGTCACGATCCGCAATCCCGACCAGCCGCTCGGCACGCATATCTTCACGGCGATGGCGAAGAACGATATGGGCCTGCGATGGAGCGTGGTCACGATCGAAGACAGCGACAGCGCCAGGAGCGCGCTCGATCGCATCACCATCCCGCAGGAGGTGCTCGATCGCATCGCGCCGACCGCGTTGCCGCGGTCCTCGATCATCATCTCGGACGAGCCGCTGAGCAGCGAGACCAACTACCGCACCGAGTTCGTCGCGGTGCTGAGCAACCAGCCCCAGGGCGGTTTCATCACGCGCAAGCCGACCGCGCCTCCGATGGCCATGGCGAGCGACGATGGCTGGGACAATGGCGGCAACGGTTTCGGCTTCTTCTTCCAGCGCGACCCGAACCCGCAGCCCGTCAATCCGCGCCGGCGTGGCCAGTATCAATACTATCAGCCGGCGCAGCCGATGCAGCGGGGCTTCTGGTAG
- a CDS encoding endo-1,4-beta-xylanase, whose product MTRLDRREFLLGSAAALAAGASASAAPASKLAQRYQGFGAAATLWDLQADPRLGEAISTYCTQVVPVLELKWPMLRPDAHTFAFERADAILDFARQNDLTMRGHALAWYHDIPDWTKQIKDAKGVERAYVDHIGTVVSYYKDKLTSWDVVNEPIPDNPRSPKDRRESFWTQHLGNRWIPLAFRTAAAADPFVKLAINEYDIESAKDTFIAKRAAYRQLIMELLDQGVPLHAVGLQSHLHAELEIDTHGLAEFVTELRAWGLEVYVTELDVDDQKLTGTPAERDAIVAKRVDDLLTAISTSGPVRSILTWGLSDRYSWINGTFARADKQPNRPLPLDGEFKPKPFMNVIGKFTRDA is encoded by the coding sequence GTGACCAGGCTCGACAGACGCGAATTTCTCCTCGGCAGCGCGGCGGCCCTCGCGGCCGGTGCATCGGCGTCCGCAGCGCCGGCGTCGAAACTCGCCCAGCGCTATCAGGGATTTGGTGCCGCGGCCACGCTCTGGGATCTGCAAGCCGATCCCAGGCTCGGCGAAGCCATCAGCACCTATTGCACGCAGGTGGTTCCGGTGCTCGAGCTGAAATGGCCGATGCTGCGTCCCGACGCGCACACCTTTGCCTTTGAACGCGCCGACGCGATACTGGATTTCGCCCGGCAGAACGACCTGACGATGCGCGGGCACGCGCTCGCCTGGTATCACGATATTCCGGACTGGACCAAGCAGATCAAGGATGCCAAGGGTGTCGAGCGCGCCTATGTCGACCACATCGGCACGGTCGTCTCCTATTACAAGGACAAGCTGACGTCGTGGGACGTCGTCAATGAGCCGATCCCGGACAATCCACGCAGTCCAAAAGACCGGCGCGAGTCGTTCTGGACGCAGCATCTGGGCAATCGCTGGATTCCGTTGGCGTTCCGCACGGCGGCCGCGGCCGACCCCTTCGTCAAGCTCGCGATCAACGAATACGATATCGAGTCGGCCAAGGACACGTTCATTGCGAAGCGCGCGGCCTACCGCCAACTCATCATGGAGCTGCTCGACCAGGGCGTGCCGCTGCACGCCGTGGGACTGCAATCGCATCTGCATGCCGAGCTCGAGATCGACACCCATGGGCTCGCCGAATTCGTCACCGAGCTGCGCGCCTGGGGCCTCGAGGTGTATGTCACCGAGCTCGATGTCGACGACCAGAAGCTGACGGGGACGCCGGCGGAGCGCGATGCCATCGTCGCCAAGCGCGTCGATGATCTCTTGACCGCGATCTCGACCAGCGGACCGGTGCGCTCGATCCTGACCTGGGGCCTCTCGGACCGCTACAGCTGGATCAACGGCACCTTTGCCCGCGCCGACAAGCAGCCGAACCGTCCTTTGCCGCTCGACGGCGAGTTCAAGCCGAAGCCGTTCATGAACGTGATCGGCAAGTTCACGAGGGACGCTTAA
- a CDS encoding SDR family NAD(P)-dependent oxidoreductase produces the protein MSENPDTRPDRYVRPPSAESLGEAPGRGRLRGRRILIVGGGQRVFDAATDPIGNGRAMSILCAREGAKVAVADLNRTSAEHTVKRITDEGGEAFAIAADVTAEADVLRMIDVAHRAMGGLDGMVLNIGTFGKVGLDAVSPEEWNAIYDVNVRGPMLCCRAGLPKFDNGGSIVFISSIAALKAGSQMAVYDSSKAALGGLMRNIAHLGSRRGIRANLVYPGLVDTPNGREAGAGRPNRGKGHVPFGRQATAWEIAYAVLFFLSDESVYVTAQTLAVDSGLSGM, from the coding sequence ATGTCCGAAAATCCCGACACCAGGCCCGACCGCTATGTCCGCCCGCCGAGTGCGGAATCGCTGGGCGAAGCGCCGGGCAGGGGGCGCCTTAGGGGCCGCCGCATCCTGATCGTCGGCGGTGGCCAGCGCGTGTTCGATGCCGCCACCGATCCGATCGGCAACGGCCGCGCCATGAGCATTCTGTGCGCGCGTGAGGGCGCCAAGGTTGCGGTCGCCGACCTCAACCGAACCTCGGCCGAGCACACCGTCAAGCGGATCACCGACGAAGGCGGTGAAGCCTTTGCGATTGCCGCCGACGTCACGGCGGAGGCCGACGTCCTGCGCATGATCGACGTGGCGCATCGCGCCATGGGCGGGCTCGACGGCATGGTGCTCAACATCGGCACCTTCGGCAAGGTCGGGCTCGATGCCGTCAGCCCGGAGGAGTGGAATGCGATCTACGACGTCAACGTTCGCGGCCCGATGCTGTGCTGCCGCGCGGGCCTGCCGAAATTCGACAATGGCGGATCGATCGTCTTCATCTCCTCCATCGCCGCGCTGAAAGCCGGCTCGCAGATGGCGGTGTATGATTCCTCGAAAGCCGCGCTCGGCGGCCTCATGCGCAACATCGCCCATCTCGGGTCGCGCCGCGGCATCCGTGCCAATTTGGTCTATCCCGGCCTGGTCGACACACCGAACGGCCGCGAGGCCGGCGCCGGCCGACCCAACCGTGGCAAGGGCCATGTCCCGTTCGGCCGTCAGGCCACCGCCTGGGAGATCGCCTATGCCGTGCTGTTCTTCCTCTCGGACGAGAGCGTCTATGTCACCGCGCAGACGCTCGCGGTCGATAGCGGCCTGAGCGGGATGTGA
- a CDS encoding class I SAM-dependent methyltransferase, translating to MSNTDKVFAGSIPKLYDEYLVPMIFAVYADDIARRVAARSPSVLLEIAAGTGAVTRAVAAALPRGVRYVATDLNEPMLAVAAQRQADDDRISWRQADGSALPFDDAAFDVVCCQFGAMFFPDRLKAYGEVKRVLKDGGTFVFNVWDRIEDNVLTHEATVALEKLFPDDPPRFMARTPHGYHDKAVIRTDLERAGFRDISIETRAEISRAPSPEHVAIALCQGTPLRSEIEARDASKLQAATDIVAAAIRTRHGSGPIEGKIQAIVIEARRS from the coding sequence ATGTCCAACACTGACAAGGTTTTCGCCGGCTCCATCCCGAAACTCTACGACGAATATCTGGTCCCGATGATCTTCGCCGTCTACGCCGACGACATCGCAAGACGTGTCGCGGCCCGCTCTCCCTCCGTGCTGCTCGAGATCGCGGCAGGCACCGGCGCCGTGACGCGCGCGGTGGCGGCGGCGCTGCCGCGCGGCGTCCGTTATGTCGCCACCGACCTCAACGAGCCGATGCTCGCCGTCGCGGCGCAGCGTCAGGCAGACGACGATCGCATCTCGTGGCGCCAGGCCGACGGATCGGCCCTGCCCTTCGACGATGCCGCCTTCGACGTGGTCTGCTGCCAATTCGGCGCCATGTTCTTTCCGGACCGCCTCAAGGCCTACGGGGAAGTGAAGCGCGTCCTGAAGGATGGCGGCACGTTCGTGTTCAACGTCTGGGATCGCATCGAGGACAATGTGCTGACGCATGAAGCGACGGTGGCGCTCGAAAAGCTGTTTCCCGACGACCCGCCTCGTTTCATGGCCCGGACGCCGCACGGCTATCACGACAAGGCCGTCATCAGAACCGATCTCGAACGCGCAGGCTTCCGCGACATATCGATCGAAACGCGAGCTGAAATAAGCCGCGCGCCGTCGCCCGAGCACGTCGCGATCGCGCTCTGCCAGGGCACGCCGCTGCGCAGCGAGATCGAGGCACGCGATGCCAGCAAGCTTCAGGCTGCGACCGACATCGTCGCCGCGGCGATCCGGACGCGCCATGGGTCCGGACCGATCGAAGGCAAGATCCAGGCGATCGTGATCGAGGCGCGGCGGTCGTAA
- a CDS encoding DUF6492 family protein, with protein MHSVALLTASYAKDIERFSLLSESIDTWLTGYTRHYVLVNDEDLPLFARFASDKRVIVPASRYLPKWLWALPPALQFISKRRVWLSLLSSPVHGWHIQQILKIAGVLNAPEQRVCILDSDNLFFREFDVGQYAGGEKTPLFVTRNGIDAAHPLHVLWLRTVDQLLGIKDRSFPADDYVGNALVWDKDTARAMTDAIKSATGLNWVLALCRKKKFSEYLMYGHFVANAPAHLATHRVTEDSIAVSHWDDTRLDRPAIEAMMRAASPDQVALCIQSYSSTSIDDIRDVFRLSSRDRRGPSLSPDHMGDAVEFEAPTKTR; from the coding sequence ATGCATTCCGTTGCCCTGCTGACCGCCAGCTACGCCAAGGATATCGAGCGCTTTTCGCTGCTCAGCGAGAGCATCGACACCTGGTTGACGGGTTACACGCGGCATTATGTTCTCGTTAACGATGAGGATCTGCCGCTGTTCGCGCGGTTCGCTTCCGACAAGCGCGTCATCGTTCCGGCCTCGCGCTATTTGCCGAAATGGCTGTGGGCGCTGCCGCCGGCTCTGCAGTTCATCAGCAAACGGCGCGTCTGGCTGTCGCTGCTGTCGTCACCCGTTCATGGCTGGCACATCCAGCAGATCCTCAAGATCGCCGGCGTCCTCAACGCGCCCGAGCAGCGCGTCTGCATCCTGGATTCGGACAATCTGTTCTTCCGCGAATTCGACGTCGGCCAGTATGCCGGCGGCGAGAAGACGCCGCTGTTCGTCACGCGCAACGGGATCGACGCCGCCCACCCCTTGCATGTCCTGTGGCTCCGCACCGTCGATCAGCTCCTTGGCATCAAGGACAGGTCCTTCCCCGCGGACGACTATGTCGGCAATGCACTGGTGTGGGACAAGGACACCGCGCGCGCGATGACCGACGCGATCAAGTCGGCGACCGGATTGAACTGGGTTCTGGCGCTGTGCCGGAAAAAGAAGTTCTCGGAATATCTCATGTACGGCCATTTCGTCGCGAACGCGCCCGCTCATCTGGCCACTCATCGGGTCACCGAGGACAGCATCGCGGTCTCGCATTGGGATGACACGCGCCTCGACCGCCCAGCCATCGAAGCGATGATGCGCGCCGCTTCGCCCGACCAGGTTGCGCTGTGCATCCAGTCCTATTCGTCGACCTCGATCGACGACATCCGCGACGTGTTCCGCCTCAGCTCGCGCGACCGTCGCGGTCCGAGCCTGTCGCCCGATCACATGGGCGATGCGGTTGAATTCGAAGCACCGACGAAGACGCGCTAG
- a CDS encoding carboxymuconolactone decarboxylase family protein: MARLPLIDPETTSGDIRASFDRMPVKLNIFRMMAHAEANMIPAMRLGNSILHKQKLSAVNRELLILQAAQLEGGAYEWRQHVPIALGVGCTQAQVDAVERADYDAAALSEAERALLKFGREVVENVRVPEAIFAAMREHFSDQEIVESIVALGFYMMMARVTEATETDLDPAAGMKVYDGGKT, encoded by the coding sequence GTGGCAAGGCTGCCCCTGATTGATCCGGAGACGACCAGCGGCGACATCCGCGCCTCGTTCGACCGCATGCCGGTCAAGCTGAATATTTTCCGCATGATGGCGCACGCCGAGGCCAACATGATCCCGGCGATGCGGCTCGGCAACTCGATCCTGCACAAGCAGAAGCTCAGTGCGGTCAATCGCGAGCTCCTGATCCTCCAGGCCGCCCAGCTCGAAGGCGGCGCCTATGAATGGCGCCAGCACGTGCCGATCGCGCTCGGGGTCGGCTGCACGCAAGCACAGGTCGATGCGGTCGAGCGCGCCGATTACGATGCCGCCGCCTTGAGCGAGGCGGAGCGCGCGCTGCTGAAATTCGGCCGCGAGGTGGTCGAGAACGTCCGCGTTCCCGAGGCAATCTTTGCCGCCATGCGCGAGCATTTCAGCGACCAGGAGATCGTCGAATCCATCGTCGCGCTCGGCTTCTACATGATGATGGCGCGTGTCACCGAGGCGACCGAGACCGATCTCGATCCGGCAGCCGGCATGAAGGTGTATGACGGCGGCAAGACATAG
- a CDS encoding TetR/AcrR family transcriptional regulator, translated as MAVHTTSAAEAAAPTTRARILAEALDLFAQSGYGGASMRELARRVGIRESSLYNHFAGKAAILEAIVSEHGPASSASRLEEPRYKQLARQPAAFCRQFALDLVEQWSDPREHQFQKVITAERNRVPGIRAKFADHFYAREQSMMTDYFRGFALAGLVSTPDPRETARLFAAGLIYIRLEHYVMGAAPSPRPKVIEAIDRYLAFFLSLIAADGGTRDNKKRKAKGENRGKAAPD; from the coding sequence ATGGCTGTCCACACCACCAGCGCGGCGGAAGCAGCTGCGCCCACCACCCGCGCGCGCATCCTCGCCGAGGCGCTCGATCTGTTCGCGCAGAGCGGCTATGGCGGCGCCTCGATGCGCGAGCTCGCGCGCCGCGTCGGCATTCGCGAGAGCAGCCTCTACAATCACTTCGCCGGAAAGGCCGCGATCCTCGAGGCGATCGTCAGCGAGCACGGTCCGGCCAGCTCGGCGAGCCGGCTGGAAGAGCCGCGCTACAAGCAGCTCGCGCGCCAGCCCGCCGCGTTCTGCCGCCAGTTTGCATTGGACCTCGTCGAGCAATGGTCCGATCCGCGCGAGCACCAGTTCCAGAAAGTCATCACCGCCGAGCGCAATCGCGTGCCCGGCATCCGCGCCAAATTCGCCGATCATTTCTACGCGCGCGAGCAGAGCATGATGACGGATTACTTCCGCGGCTTTGCACTCGCCGGCCTGGTCTCGACGCCGGACCCGCGCGAGACCGCGCGGCTGTTCGCGGCAGGGCTGATCTACATCCGTCTCGAACATTACGTGATGGGCGCGGCACCGTCGCCGCGGCCGAAGGTGATCGAGGCGATCGACCGCTATCTCGCCTTCTTCCTGTCGCTGATCGCGGCGGATGGCGGGACGCGGGACAACAAGAAACGAAAAGCCAAGGGAGAGAATCGTGGCAAGGCTGCCCCTGATTGA
- a CDS encoding VOC family protein gives MSRIFGAVRQNGYVVRDIHAAMKHWIEVMGVGPWYYMDRVKTDWFRHRGENSAVEMSIALANSGDLQIELIQQRNDAPSLYKEFLESGHEGLQHMSYWSHDYQALYDKALGLGYRIGHEGQIGGDRGRFAYFDTQAHPGTVIEISDISGAKGPFFEKVRQAALSWDGTRPIREVGASR, from the coding sequence ATGAGCCGCATCTTCGGCGCGGTGCGCCAGAACGGATATGTGGTGCGGGACATCCACGCCGCGATGAAGCACTGGATCGAGGTGATGGGCGTCGGTCCCTGGTACTACATGGACCGGGTCAAGACCGACTGGTTTCGCCATCGCGGCGAAAACTCCGCCGTCGAGATGAGCATCGCGCTGGCCAATTCCGGCGATCTCCAAATCGAGCTGATCCAGCAGCGCAACGACGCGCCCTCGCTGTACAAGGAATTCCTCGAGTCCGGCCACGAAGGCCTCCAGCACATGTCCTACTGGAGCCACGACTACCAAGCGCTCTACGACAAGGCGCTCGGGCTCGGCTACAGGATCGGCCACGAGGGCCAAATCGGCGGGGACAGAGGGCGCTTTGCCTATTTCGACACCCAGGCCCATCCAGGCACCGTGATCGAGATCTCCGACATCAGCGGCGCCAAGGGGCCGTTCTTCGAGAAGGTCCGGCAGGCTGCTTTGAGCTGGGATGGCACGCGGCCGATTCGCGAGGTCGGCGCGAGCCGATGA
- a CDS encoding lipopolysaccharide biosynthesis protein, which yields MLNRHFSIYLVAYILPAAVGFFAVTAYTRLLTPAEYGVYVVGISLAGILGAIFFAWIKLSVSRYQAMSAEVDFRGTAMVAFALTVAVLCATTPLVFLFRSDLSVGLLLASMFVAIMANAVDVGQEFERAKLRPYRFAAISIVRSVSSVGFGLLGIWLGWGGLGLLAAFGLGSLAGIILNLVGDRTRIARFQRSQFIQLARYGLPLTLAGLSVAVYSACDRLIVAYLLGKDAAGIFGVAADLPRQFMVMIASSVAAATVPLVFRSLSDKNTETTRQRLTESLELLLVVVAPVAVWLALAADQVAGTLVGVDFRAGVSVLLPTLVLARLFGIANQFYVQISFQLAERPFMLAAQSFLTLVVSVALMFVLVAGHGLYGAALATLATEAIGFLVAVALMHRAHPVPFDLHRLAGVAVSAAAMAAAILAARSQVNGIGLVPLMVVSLAGGLAYVAAAWLLNVANVRTLSLRFLRTFNRKALGV from the coding sequence ATGCTGAACCGCCATTTCTCGATCTATCTCGTCGCCTACATCCTGCCTGCGGCGGTGGGCTTCTTCGCCGTCACGGCCTACACGCGGCTGCTGACGCCGGCGGAGTACGGCGTCTATGTCGTCGGCATCAGCCTGGCGGGCATTCTGGGCGCGATCTTCTTCGCCTGGATCAAGCTGTCGGTGTCGCGCTATCAGGCGATGTCGGCCGAGGTGGATTTCCGCGGCACCGCAATGGTCGCCTTTGCGCTCACCGTTGCCGTCCTCTGCGCCACCACGCCGCTGGTCTTCCTGTTCCGCAGCGATCTCAGCGTCGGGCTGCTGCTTGCCAGCATGTTCGTCGCGATCATGGCGAATGCCGTCGATGTCGGCCAGGAGTTCGAGCGAGCAAAACTGCGCCCTTACAGATTCGCGGCGATCTCGATCGTGCGTAGCGTGTCGAGCGTCGGTTTCGGCCTGCTCGGTATCTGGCTGGGCTGGGGTGGACTGGGACTGCTTGCCGCGTTCGGCCTGGGTTCGCTCGCCGGGATCATCCTGAACCTCGTCGGTGACCGCACCAGGATCGCGCGCTTTCAGCGCAGCCAGTTCATACAGCTCGCGCGCTACGGCCTGCCGCTGACGCTGGCCGGCCTGTCCGTTGCGGTCTACTCGGCCTGCGACCGCCTCATCGTGGCTTATTTGCTCGGCAAGGACGCCGCCGGCATCTTTGGCGTCGCCGCCGATCTGCCGCGACAATTCATGGTCATGATCGCATCCAGCGTCGCCGCGGCGACCGTGCCGCTGGTGTTCCGGTCATTGTCGGACAAAAACACAGAGACGACGCGGCAGCGGCTGACCGAGAGTCTCGAGCTTCTGCTCGTCGTGGTCGCGCCCGTCGCCGTCTGGCTCGCGCTCGCAGCCGACCAGGTTGCCGGCACGCTCGTCGGCGTCGACTTCCGCGCCGGCGTGTCGGTATTGCTGCCGACGCTGGTGCTCGCGCGCTTGTTCGGCATCGCCAATCAATTCTACGTGCAGATCAGTTTCCAGCTTGCAGAGCGACCGTTCATGCTGGCGGCGCAGTCGTTCCTGACGCTGGTCGTCAGCGTGGCGTTGATGTTCGTGCTGGTGGCCGGCCATGGCCTCTACGGCGCGGCGCTGGCAACGCTTGCGACCGAGGCGATCGGCTTCCTCGTTGCCGTCGCCCTGATGCATCGCGCCCATCCGGTCCCGTTCGACCTCCACCGCCTCGCCGGCGTTGCCGTCTCCGCCGCGGCGATGGCGGCCGCGATTCTCGCGGCACGATCCCAGGTCAATGGCATCGGCCTTGTCCCACTCATGGTCGTGAGCCTTGCGGGCGGCCTCGCTTATGTCGCCGCAGCGTGGTTGCTGAACGTCGCAAATGTCCGGACGCTGTCGTTGCGTTTCCTGCGAACCTTCAATCGGAAGGCGTTAGGCGTTTAG
- a CDS encoding tripartite tricarboxylate transporter substrate binding protein, which translates to MARFVHFRLLRAATLSLVATSSAILPARAEDPAAYPTHKIRMLLPYAAGGGGDVIGRLLGDRMGKTLGQSVYIENHTGAAGTLGTQMVAASANDGYTITVGGMTTHVLAPAIYPKLPYDSIKDFTTIGRIGTSSIMLVATKDFAANDIKGLITLAKKGEPIQYGSWGVGSTGQFCAEILMQQTGIKMDHVPFNGIAKLAGDLLGGHISLATLDMATATPLVKDGSIKALAACGERSPSLPDVASYKEQGVPFDRSLSWAMYAPAGLAEPIARKLSAALKEALGDTAVKEKLLGLGITPQFVPGDEQRDINARDIAAWKQVAKDAGIEVK; encoded by the coding sequence ATGGCGCGCTTCGTCCATTTTCGTCTGCTGCGCGCCGCAACATTGTCATTGGTCGCAACGTCCTCGGCAATACTGCCTGCGCGCGCCGAGGACCCGGCCGCCTATCCCACACACAAGATCAGGATGCTGCTGCCTTATGCGGCCGGTGGCGGCGGCGACGTGATCGGCCGGCTGCTCGGCGACAGGATGGGCAAGACGCTCGGACAGAGCGTCTATATCGAGAACCACACCGGGGCTGCCGGCACGCTCGGCACCCAGATGGTCGCAGCGTCCGCGAATGACGGCTACACCATCACCGTCGGCGGCATGACCACGCATGTGCTGGCGCCGGCGATCTATCCGAAACTGCCCTACGATTCGATCAAGGACTTCACCACGATCGGGCGCATCGGCACGTCCTCGATCATGCTGGTGGCGACCAAGGATTTTGCCGCCAACGACATCAAGGGCCTGATCACGCTGGCCAAGAAGGGCGAGCCGATCCAGTACGGGAGCTGGGGCGTGGGCTCGACCGGACAATTCTGCGCCGAAATCCTGATGCAGCAGACCGGAATCAAGATGGACCACGTGCCGTTCAACGGCATTGCCAAATTGGCCGGCGATTTGCTCGGCGGCCACATCTCGCTGGCGACGCTCGACATGGCGACCGCGACTCCGCTGGTGAAGGACGGCTCGATCAAGGCGCTGGCGGCCTGCGGCGAGCGCTCACCGAGCCTGCCGGATGTCGCAAGCTACAAGGAACAGGGCGTGCCGTTCGACCGCAGCCTGTCCTGGGCGATGTATGCGCCTGCGGGCCTCGCCGAGCCGATCGCGAGAAAATTGTCGGCGGCACTGAAGGAGGCGCTCGGCGATACGGCCGTGAAGGAGAAGCTGCTGGGGCTCGGCATCACGCCGCAATTCGTGCCGGGCGACGAGCAGCGTGACATCAACGCCCGCGACATCGCGGCCTGGAAGCAGGTCGCCAAGGACGCGGGCATTGAAGTGAAGTGA